One genomic region from Clostridium saccharobutylicum DSM 13864 encodes:
- a CDS encoding ABC transporter ATP-binding protein, with translation MEYVVEMLNIRKEFPGIVANDNITLRLRKGEVHALLGENGAGKSTLMSVLFGMYQPEQGIIKVRGKEVKISNPNIANDLGIGMVHQHFKLVHNFTVTENIILGCEPKKGLSVDVKSAAKKIQELSKRYALNVDPYAKIENISVGMQQRVEILKMLYRDAEVLILDEPTAVLTPQEIDELIKIMKNLIKEGKSIIIITHKLKEIKAVADRCTVIRRGTYIGTVDVKDTSEAKMAEMMVGRPVSFKVDKKDKTPGEVILKVENLSVLNNKKVLGVKNFSIEVKAGEILGIAGVEGNGQTELIEAITGMRSVKSGSVYFKNKDITNLSIRKRIDSGMAHIPEDRQKRGLVLDYTIEDNMVLEIYDREPFSKHGLLNKNAIHNYAEKIIKEFDVRSGKGGASIARTMSGGNQQKAIIGREIELDPDLLIAVQPTRGLDVGSIEYIHKRLVEQRDEGKAVLLVSLELSEVMNLSDRIAIINSGELIGTVKASETNENEIGLMMAGIQKGGRSHE, from the coding sequence ATGGAATATGTAGTTGAAATGCTAAATATCCGTAAAGAATTCCCAGGTATAGTGGCTAATGATAATATTACTCTCAGATTGAGAAAGGGAGAAGTTCATGCACTACTTGGTGAAAATGGAGCGGGTAAATCTACTTTAATGTCAGTTCTTTTTGGAATGTATCAACCAGAACAAGGAATCATAAAAGTAAGGGGCAAAGAAGTAAAAATTTCAAATCCCAATATTGCAAATGATTTAGGAATTGGAATGGTGCATCAACATTTTAAATTAGTGCACAATTTTACAGTAACTGAAAATATCATACTAGGTTGTGAACCTAAAAAAGGATTGTCAGTTGATGTTAAGAGTGCAGCTAAGAAAATACAAGAACTATCTAAAAGATACGCATTAAATGTTGATCCATATGCAAAAATAGAAAATATATCAGTTGGTATGCAGCAAAGAGTAGAAATTTTAAAAATGCTTTATAGAGATGCAGAAGTATTAATATTAGATGAACCAACGGCAGTACTTACACCACAAGAAATAGATGAGCTTATTAAAATTATGAAAAATCTTATAAAAGAAGGTAAATCAATAATAATAATAACACATAAGCTTAAAGAAATTAAAGCTGTTGCAGATCGCTGCACAGTTATAAGACGAGGAACTTATATAGGAACAGTAGATGTAAAAGACACATCGGAAGCAAAAATGGCAGAAATGATGGTTGGAAGACCTGTAAGTTTTAAAGTTGATAAGAAAGACAAGACTCCTGGAGAAGTAATTTTAAAGGTAGAGAATTTATCTGTACTAAATAATAAAAAGGTTCTTGGAGTTAAGAATTTTTCTATTGAAGTTAAAGCAGGTGAAATCCTTGGTATTGCAGGAGTTGAAGGTAATGGTCAAACAGAATTAATTGAAGCCATTACAGGAATGAGAAGTGTTAAATCAGGCAGTGTATACTTTAAAAATAAAGATATAACTAATCTATCAATTCGCAAGCGTATAGATAGTGGAATGGCTCATATTCCAGAAGATCGTCAAAAAAGAGGATTAGTACTAGATTATACAATTGAAGATAATATGGTATTAGAAATATATGATAGAGAACCATTTTCAAAACATGGATTATTGAACAAAAATGCAATACATAATTATGCTGAAAAAATAATTAAAGAGTTCGACGTAAGATCAGGTAAAGGTGGAGCTTCAATTGCAAGAACAATGTCAGGCGGTAATCAACAAAAAGCTATAATTGGACGTGAAATAGAGTTAGATCCTGATTTATTAATTGCAGTTCAACCAACAAGAGGACTTGATGTAGGTTCAATTGAGTATATTCATAAAAGATTAGTGGAACAAAGAGATGAAGGAAAGGCTGTCTTACTTGTTTCATTGGAACTTAGTGAGGTTATGAATTTATCAGATAGAATTGCAATCATTAATAGTGGAGAATTAATTGGAACAGTAAAAGCTTCAGAAACAAATGAAAATGAAATTGGATTAATGATGGCTGGTATCCAAAAAGGAGGAAGGTCGCATGAGTAA
- a CDS encoding ABC transporter permease, which translates to MWTIMQQVFPYAIQYTIPLLITALGALYCERSGVINIGLEGFMVIGSFSGALTIYKLQDVMPNSSIPLWIGLIVAVIVGMLFSLLHAFASINLNADQTISGTAINMMAGALTIFLARTISGSGRIRIQNGFYPIDIPWLSSIPILGPLFFTKTYVTTWLVLVILLLTIFLIYKTSFGLRLRACGEHPQAADAAGINVYRMRYFGVLLSGGLSSLGGAIILVTYSGEFNGSVAGIGFLALAALIFGQWKPLGILAATLFFGFASTIANVSQVIPALGSIPPVILKIFPYVVTLIALVIFSKSSQAPKASGEPFDPGKR; encoded by the coding sequence ATGTGGACAATAATGCAGCAAGTTTTTCCATATGCTATTCAATATACAATTCCTCTACTTATAACAGCACTTGGAGCTTTATATTGTGAAAGAAGTGGAGTTATAAACATTGGATTAGAAGGATTTATGGTAATAGGTTCATTTTCTGGTGCTTTGACAATATATAAGTTACAAGATGTGATGCCAAATAGTAGCATTCCACTTTGGATTGGACTTATAGTGGCTGTAATAGTTGGAATGTTATTTTCGCTTTTACATGCATTTGCAAGTATAAATTTAAATGCAGACCAAACAATTAGTGGTACTGCTATAAATATGATGGCAGGAGCCTTAACTATATTTTTAGCAAGAACTATTTCAGGAAGTGGACGTATAAGAATTCAAAATGGATTTTATCCAATAGATATTCCATGGCTTTCATCAATTCCTATACTAGGACCTTTATTCTTTACAAAGACATATGTAACTACATGGCTAGTTTTAGTAATACTTTTATTAACTATATTTTTAATATATAAAACTAGTTTTGGATTAAGACTTAGAGCTTGTGGTGAACATCCTCAAGCAGCAGATGCAGCAGGTATCAATGTATATCGTATGAGATATTTTGGAGTATTACTTTCAGGAGGGTTATCTTCACTTGGAGGAGCGATAATCCTTGTAACATATTCTGGAGAATTTAATGGAAGTGTTGCTGGAATAGGATTCTTAGCATTGGCAGCATTGATATTTGGTCAATGGAAACCACTTGGAATTCTTGCGGCTACATTATTCTTTGGGTTTGCAAGTACAATTGCTAATGTATCACAAGTAATACCAGCACTTGGATCAATTCCACCAGTGATATTAAAGATATTCCCATATGTAGTGACATTGATTGCACTTGTAATATTCTCTAAATCTTCACAAGCACCAAAAGCTTCAGGAGAACCTTTTGATCCAGGTAAGAGATAG
- the clpA gene encoding ATP-dependent Clp protease ATP-binding subunit ClpA → MKITDEVNNILLKAYEEAKERNSEYITPEHLLYAATFDENVEHAIKECGGSIENLRYNLKTYIKTYVNTTRNGEPQESIEFQRVILTANEQIKYSGKEAIGVDHILSAMFNLENSYALYYLQQEGVNRRDLLYLLCHEADTSNEEEISEYDEETHEDLEEEEIPSEPINSEEKTKKKKEDAFLHKFTVNLIEKAKEEHCDPLIGREDILERSIQILCRRIKNNPIHVGESGVGKTAITLGLAKLISEGKVPEKLKGSSMFSLDIGSVIAGTKYRGDFEERIKRILDLIGKEHKPIVYIDEIHNIVGAGSLNGGALDASNLLKPYLTDGKIKFIGATTFEEYKKFFEKDKALTRRFQTIDVKEPSINEAIQILNGLKRNYEEYHNVSYTDEAIADAVKLSDKYINDKYLPDKAVDIIDEAGAYARMHNENLDEKIIVDEKIIEEIISKVCSIPKQTVESSEISSLKHLEADLKENIFHQDNAIEEVVRCIKMSRSGLNEEDKPVASMLFVGPTGVGKTEIARCLAKKMGIELIRFDMSEYAEKHAASKLIGSPPGYVGYEEGGLLTDSIRKKPHCVLLLDEIEKAHQDILSVLLQVMDYATLTDNKGRKADFRNAIIIMTSNAGARNIGKRLIGFGDREVKGEAIMEEVKKFFSPEFRNRLDKIVVFNSMNDSMALDIAKKQLNDFKNKLAAKKIKINFNDECISHVAKIGTSQEFGAREIARIISSKIKPLLVDEILFGKLSEGGNCSIKLEDEEFKLVVEK, encoded by the coding sequence GAGGTTAACAACATATTACTTAAAGCTTATGAAGAGGCAAAGGAAAGGAATTCGGAATATATTACACCTGAGCATTTACTATATGCAGCAACATTTGATGAAAATGTAGAACATGCAATTAAGGAATGTGGTGGAAGTATTGAAAATTTACGATATAATCTGAAAACATATATAAAGACATATGTGAATACAACAAGAAATGGTGAGCCACAAGAGAGTATAGAGTTTCAGAGAGTTATTTTAACAGCTAATGAACAGATTAAATACAGCGGAAAAGAAGCTATAGGAGTAGATCATATACTTTCTGCAATGTTTAACTTGGAGAATAGCTATGCTCTATACTATTTGCAGCAAGAAGGGGTTAATAGAAGAGATTTATTATATTTGTTATGCCATGAAGCAGATACGAGTAATGAAGAAGAAATATCAGAGTATGATGAAGAAACTCATGAAGATCTTGAAGAAGAAGAGATTCCATCAGAACCTATTAATAGTGAAGAAAAGACTAAAAAGAAAAAAGAAGATGCGTTTTTACACAAATTCACAGTTAATCTGATAGAAAAAGCAAAAGAAGAACATTGTGATCCTTTAATAGGACGAGAAGATATCCTAGAAAGAAGTATTCAAATACTTTGCAGAAGGATAAAAAATAATCCTATCCATGTAGGGGAATCAGGTGTTGGAAAAACAGCGATTACTTTAGGACTAGCAAAGCTTATTAGTGAAGGAAAAGTTCCTGAGAAATTAAAGGGAAGTTCTATGTTTTCGCTAGATATTGGATCAGTAATTGCTGGTACAAAATATAGAGGAGACTTTGAGGAAAGAATAAAGAGGATTTTAGATTTAATAGGAAAAGAGCACAAGCCTATAGTTTATATTGATGAAATTCATAACATAGTTGGTGCTGGATCGTTGAATGGTGGAGCATTAGATGCATCTAATTTGTTAAAACCATATTTAACTGATGGAAAGATTAAATTTATTGGAGCAACTACTTTTGAAGAATACAAAAAATTCTTTGAAAAAGATAAAGCATTAACAAGGAGATTTCAAACTATAGATGTGAAAGAACCGTCTATTAATGAAGCTATACAAATCTTAAATGGACTTAAGAGGAATTATGAAGAATATCATAATGTAAGTTATACAGATGAAGCAATTGCAGATGCAGTAAAATTAAGTGATAAATATATTAATGATAAATATTTACCTGATAAAGCTGTTGATATAATTGATGAAGCAGGTGCTTATGCACGTATGCATAACGAAAATTTAGATGAGAAAATTATAGTTGATGAAAAAATCATTGAAGAAATAATATCTAAGGTATGTAGTATTCCAAAGCAAACAGTGGAAAGCAGTGAAATAAGTTCGTTAAAACATCTTGAAGCAGATTTAAAAGAAAATATATTCCACCAGGATAATGCAATTGAAGAAGTTGTAAGATGCATAAAAATGTCTAGATCAGGATTGAATGAAGAAGATAAACCAGTAGCATCAATGCTATTTGTTGGCCCTACAGGAGTTGGTAAAACTGAAATCGCAAGATGTCTTGCTAAAAAGATGGGCATAGAACTTATTAGATTTGATATGAGTGAATATGCTGAAAAACATGCAGCTTCAAAGCTTATAGGATCACCTCCAGGATATGTCGGATATGAAGAGGGCGGATTACTTACAGATTCTATAAGAAAAAAACCTCACTGTGTATTATTGCTTGATGAAATTGAAAAAGCACATCAAGATATTTTGAGTGTACTACTTCAAGTAATGGATTATGCTACTCTGACAGATAATAAAGGTAGAAAAGCTGATTTTAGAAATGCAATAATAATAATGACTTCAAATGCTGGTGCAAGAAATATAGGTAAGAGACTTATAGGTTTTGGTGATAGAGAAGTTAAAGGTGAAGCTATAATGGAAGAAGTTAAGAAGTTCTTTAGTCCTGAATTTAGAAACAGATTAGACAAGATAGTTGTATTTAACAGTATGAATGATTCTATGGCATTAGATATTGCTAAAAAACAATTAAATGACTTTAAAAATAAGCTTGCGGCTAAGAAAATAAAAATTAACTTTAATGATGAGTGTATTAGTCATGTAGCAAAAATAGGAACATCACAGGAATTTGGAGCTAGGGAGATTGCTAGAATAATAAGCTCTAAGATAAAACCACTATTAGTTGATGAAATTTTGTTTGGTAAATTAAGCGAGGGTGGAAACTGTTCTATAAAACTTGAGGATGAAGAATTTAAACTTGTAGTTGAAAAATAA
- a CDS encoding BMP family lipoprotein has product MKKRLLSLLAVSAISMSLFAGCGNSSGTKDGSGSGEKIKVGMVTDSGTIDDKSFNQGTWEGIQKAQKEFNLDEPKYLKPAGETKADYMKEIGNLYDSGFKLIGAPGFKFETAIYEAQDKYPDAKFFIIDGTPNDGADKPTTKVADNAVSILFAEQQAGFIAGVATSVQLKEGELGFIGGMEIPAVQKFNWGYQQGVAYANEKLGTKMSLKPENVVYQGTFNDTAAGQQLANTMYGRGVKAIFCAAGGVGNGVVKAAQEQVKAGKNVWMVGVDRDQYQDGVYEEGKSVVLTSAIKKVDSASYNIVKDLKEGNFPGGQTLTFDVTKDAVGIPTENPNLSADTMKTVDDIYAKLKDGSITVADNNNDGKLMK; this is encoded by the coding sequence ATGAAAAAGAGATTATTATCATTATTAGCAGTTTCAGCAATTTCAATGTCATTATTTGCAGGCTGTGGAAATTCTTCAGGAACTAAGGATGGTTCAGGATCAGGGGAAAAAATTAAAGTAGGTATGGTTACAGACTCAGGAACTATAGATGATAAATCATTTAACCAAGGTACTTGGGAAGGAATACAAAAAGCACAAAAAGAATTTAACTTAGACGAACCTAAGTATTTAAAACCAGCTGGTGAAACAAAAGCTGATTATATGAAGGAAATTGGAAATCTTTATGATTCAGGATTTAAACTTATAGGTGCACCAGGATTTAAGTTTGAAACAGCAATTTATGAAGCTCAAGATAAATATCCAGATGCTAAATTCTTTATAATTGATGGTACTCCAAATGATGGAGCTGATAAACCAACTACTAAAGTAGCAGATAATGCAGTTTCAATTTTATTTGCAGAACAACAAGCAGGATTCATTGCTGGTGTTGCAACATCAGTTCAACTTAAAGAAGGTGAACTAGGATTCATAGGTGGAATGGAAATTCCAGCTGTACAAAAGTTTAACTGGGGATACCAACAAGGTGTAGCTTATGCTAATGAAAAATTAGGAACTAAAATGTCATTAAAACCTGAAAATGTAGTATATCAAGGAACATTTAACGATACAGCAGCAGGACAACAACTTGCTAATACAATGTATGGTAGAGGCGTCAAGGCTATATTCTGCGCAGCTGGTGGAGTTGGAAATGGAGTTGTAAAAGCAGCTCAAGAACAAGTAAAAGCAGGAAAGAATGTATGGATGGTTGGTGTTGATAGAGACCAATATCAAGATGGTGTTTATGAAGAAGGTAAATCAGTAGTTCTTACTTCAGCTATTAAGAAAGTAGATTCAGCAAGTTACAATATAGTTAAAGATTTAAAAGAAGGAAACTTCCCAGGTGGCCAAACTTTAACATTTGATGTAACTAAAGATGCTGTTGGTATACCAACAGAAAATCCAAACTTAAGTGCAGATACAATGAAAACAGTTGATGATATATATGCAAAACTTAAAGATGGTTCAATTACAGTTGCTGATAACAACAATGATGGAAAATTAATGAAATAA
- a CDS encoding Lrp/AsnC family transcriptional regulator has protein sequence MEEILEILEKNSRYSDEQIATMTGKTVEEVREAIRDYEEKSIIAGYTTLINWENTGSETVTALIEVKITPQRGEGFDKVAERIYKFSQVKACYLMSGGFDLTVIIEGKTMKEVALFVSQKLAVQQYVLSTATHFVLKKYKEHGTIFKEKKVDDREAIFI, from the coding sequence ATGGAGGAAATACTTGAAATATTAGAAAAAAACAGTAGGTATAGCGATGAACAAATTGCTACTATGACAGGTAAAACTGTAGAAGAAGTCAGAGAAGCTATTAGAGATTATGAAGAGAAGAGTATAATAGCAGGTTATACAACTCTTATAAATTGGGAAAATACCGGAAGTGAAACAGTTACTGCATTAATAGAAGTAAAAATAACACCTCAAAGAGGAGAAGGTTTTGATAAGGTAGCAGAGAGAATTTATAAATTTTCACAAGTTAAAGCTTGTTATTTAATGTCTGGAGGATTTGATTTAACTGTTATTATTGAAGGAAAAACAATGAAGGAAGTTGCACTTTTTGTTTCACAAAAATTAGCAGTGCAACAATATGTGCTTAGCACAGCAACTCATTTTGTATTAAAGAAATATAAAGAACATGGAACAATATTTAAGGAAAAGAAAGTAGACGATAGGGAGGCAATATTTATATGA
- a CDS encoding aminotransferase class I/II-fold pyridoxal phosphate-dependent enzyme, protein MILENMILDNVKKMPPSGIRKYFDMINEMEDVISLGVGEPDFVTPWNVREAGIYSIEEGHTHYSSNAGFVELRNEISKYLYRRFDLSYNPLNEILVTVGGSEGIDLALRALVGPGDEVIIPEPSFVAYKGCTAFTGATAKVLNLKAEDEFKLMPEDLEEAITPKTKVVIIPFPNNPTGAIMNRDELAAIVEVLKDKDIIVISDEIYAELCYGDKHVSIASFPEMKEKTLVINGFSKSYAMTGWRLGYVCGHQILIDAMKKIHQYGIMCSPTTAQYAAIEALKNGDDSVIEMTKEYNRRRRVLVEGFRKIGLECFEPLGAFYVFPSIKSTGITSDEFCEQLLISEKVLTVPGNAFGECGEGFIRACYASSMDNIIEALKRIERFVNGLRK, encoded by the coding sequence ATGATATTAGAAAATATGATTTTAGATAATGTAAAAAAAATGCCTCCATCAGGCATAAGAAAATATTTTGATATGATAAATGAAATGGAAGATGTAATTTCATTAGGAGTTGGGGAACCTGATTTTGTTACTCCTTGGAATGTTAGAGAAGCTGGAATTTATTCTATAGAAGAAGGACATACTCATTATTCTTCTAATGCTGGATTTGTTGAATTACGTAATGAAATTTCAAAATACCTTTATAGAAGATTTGACTTAAGCTATAATCCATTAAATGAAATATTAGTTACAGTTGGTGGAAGTGAAGGAATTGATTTAGCACTAAGAGCTTTAGTAGGTCCAGGAGATGAAGTTATAATTCCAGAACCTAGCTTTGTAGCATATAAAGGATGTACGGCATTTACAGGTGCTACTGCTAAAGTTTTAAACCTTAAAGCTGAAGATGAATTTAAGCTTATGCCAGAGGATTTGGAAGAAGCTATTACGCCTAAGACAAAAGTAGTAATAATCCCATTCCCTAACAATCCAACAGGCGCAATTATGAATAGGGATGAGCTTGCAGCAATAGTTGAGGTGTTAAAGGATAAAGATATCATTGTAATTTCTGATGAAATATATGCAGAACTTTGTTATGGAGATAAGCATGTTTCGATAGCATCATTTCCAGAAATGAAAGAAAAAACATTAGTTATAAATGGATTTTCTAAATCATATGCGATGACAGGATGGAGACTTGGATATGTTTGCGGACATCAAATTTTAATCGATGCAATGAAGAAAATACATCAATATGGAATTATGTGCTCTCCAACAACTGCTCAATATGCAGCTATAGAAGCATTAAAAAATGGTGATGATAGTGTTATAGAAATGACGAAGGAATATAACAGAAGAAGAAGAGTGTTAGTAGAGGGATTCAGGAAAATTGGATTAGAATGTTTTGAACCTTTAGGAGCATTTTATGTATTCCCAAGTATTAAATCTACAGGGATAACATCTGATGAGTTCTGTGAACAATTGCTTATAAGTGAAAAAGTATTAACTGTTCCAGGAAATGCATTTGGAGAATGTGGAGAGGGATTTATTAGAGCATGTTATGCTTCGTCTATGGATAATATTATTGAAGCATTAAAGAGAATAGAAAGATTTGTTAATGGTTTAAGAAAATAA
- a CDS encoding ABC transporter permease, translating into MSKKDALNSILAVVLGLLAGAILMLLIGSDPIEGYAYLFKGGLMNLKRCGDTIATATPLILTGLSVAFAFKTGLFNIGAPGQMLFGGFCATIIGLLYNSSIPGPVLILAMIIIGGIAGAIWAFVPGLLKAKFNVNEVVSSIMMNWVAYWIVYYVIPAYFKGSSETESKNIPAMASLQTTWLKSIFNGSYINLGIFIAILAVIIIGFILNKTVLGYELKAVGFNRDAAEYAGMSVNKNVIVAMMISGALSGLAGVAQYVGNASNIQIGVMPSQGFDGIAVSLLGANSPGGVLVSALFFGLLYSGKGFMNANTSIPPEIADTIIATIIYFAAISAAVPIVVNKIKKRKAKKAGDSGIGILPSEGNIDEAELNNDEKVNTNKEEK; encoded by the coding sequence ATGAGTAAAAAGGATGCTTTAAATTCTATACTTGCAGTTGTTTTAGGATTGCTTGCAGGAGCAATTTTAATGTTGTTAATTGGAAGTGATCCTATAGAGGGATATGCTTATCTTTTTAAAGGTGGACTTATGAATTTAAAAAGATGTGGTGACACTATAGCAACTGCAACACCATTAATACTTACAGGGCTTTCAGTAGCATTTGCATTTAAAACTGGTCTTTTCAACATAGGAGCACCAGGACAAATGCTTTTTGGAGGATTTTGTGCTACAATAATTGGATTATTATATAACTCAAGTATTCCAGGTCCAGTATTAATATTAGCGATGATAATTATAGGTGGAATTGCTGGAGCTATTTGGGCATTTGTACCAGGATTATTAAAAGCTAAGTTTAATGTTAATGAAGTTGTATCTTCAATCATGATGAACTGGGTTGCTTATTGGATAGTATATTATGTAATACCAGCTTATTTTAAAGGTTCAAGTGAAACAGAATCGAAGAATATTCCAGCGATGGCATCATTGCAAACTACATGGCTTAAAAGTATTTTTAATGGATCATATATAAATCTAGGAATATTTATTGCTATTTTAGCTGTAATCATAATTGGTTTTATTTTAAATAAAACAGTTTTAGGTTATGAATTAAAAGCTGTAGGATTTAATAGAGACGCAGCAGAATATGCTGGTATGTCAGTAAATAAGAATGTAATTGTTGCTATGATGATTTCAGGAGCTCTTTCAGGTCTTGCAGGAGTTGCACAATATGTAGGAAATGCATCTAATATTCAAATAGGAGTAATGCCATCTCAAGGGTTTGATGGAATCGCAGTATCCTTACTTGGAGCTAATAGCCCAGGAGGCGTTTTAGTTTCAGCATTATTCTTTGGATTGTTGTATTCTGGAAAAGGATTTATGAATGCTAATACAAGTATCCCACCAGAAATAGCAGATACAATAATTGCAACTATAATATATTTTGCAGCAATAAGTGCAGCAGTACCAATTGTAGTAAATAAAATAAAGAAAAGAAAAGCAAAAAAAGCAGGAGACAGTGGAATTGGTATATTACCATCCGAAGGTAATATAGATGAAGCTGAATTAAATAATGATGAGAAAGTAAATACGAACAAGGAGGAAAAATAA
- a CDS encoding zinc-ribbon domain-containing protein, producing MEDKKIVCKDCGEEFIFTVGEQEFYKEKGFENEPVRCPACRRAKKQQHR from the coding sequence ATGGAAGACAAAAAAATAGTATGTAAAGATTGTGGAGAAGAATTTATTTTCACAGTAGGAGAACAAGAATTTTATAAGGAAAAAGGCTTTGAAAATGAGCCAGTGAGATGCCCAGCATGTAGAAGAGCTAAAAAACAACAGCATAGATAA
- a CDS encoding LacI family DNA-binding transcriptional regulator: MSITINDIAKIANVSASTVSRVLNNSGYVKEDTKKRIEAVIKEMNYIPSAIARSLSKSETSTIGVIVPDITNSYFGEIIKGISEIAEKNNLNIILFNTDNYLHKEVNALKLLKEQRIQGIIMTPGFGEEKFNDDYINTIHNLNIPIILVSADITFTNLNGVFVDNVKGGFEATNLFIKEGHTKIAIITGLLSSEPAMDRLIGYKKALEINKIPVEEEYILSGEFKLEKAYELTKNLLKQKDHPTAMVVCSNMMTMGVIKAINEENKKIPDDLSIIGFDKNEFLDMVGLNITYLEDCPVELGIKAMNMLCDIIDKNGKNEVQRLTVAPQIIIKGSEKIINK; the protein is encoded by the coding sequence ATGTCAATAACAATAAATGATATTGCAAAAATAGCCAACGTTTCAGCATCAACAGTATCGAGAGTATTAAATAATTCTGGATATGTAAAAGAAGACACTAAAAAACGAATAGAGGCTGTAATAAAAGAAATGAATTATATTCCAAGTGCTATTGCTAGAAGTTTATCTAAAAGTGAGACTAGCACAATTGGTGTAATTGTTCCTGATATAACCAATTCATATTTTGGAGAAATTATAAAGGGAATTAGTGAAATAGCTGAAAAAAATAATTTAAATATAATTTTGTTTAACACAGATAATTATTTACATAAAGAAGTAAATGCACTTAAACTTCTTAAAGAACAAAGAATACAAGGGATAATAATGACTCCAGGTTTTGGCGAAGAAAAATTTAATGATGATTATATAAATACAATTCATAATTTAAATATACCAATAATATTAGTATCAGCAGATATAACGTTTACCAATTTGAATGGAGTTTTTGTAGATAATGTTAAAGGTGGATTTGAAGCAACAAATTTATTTATAAAAGAAGGACATACTAAAATAGCAATTATAACTGGATTGTTGAGTTCAGAGCCAGCAATGGATAGATTAATTGGATACAAAAAAGCATTAGAGATTAATAAAATTCCAGTTGAAGAAGAGTATATTTTAAGTGGTGAGTTTAAATTAGAAAAAGCATATGAGTTAACTAAAAACTTATTGAAGCAAAAAGATCATCCAACTGCTATGGTTGTTTGTAGTAATATGATGACTATGGGAGTTATAAAAGCCATAAATGAAGAAAATAAAAAAATACCAGATGATTTATCAATAATAGGGTTTGATAAAAATGAGTTTTTAGACATGGTAGGATTGAACATTACATATCTAGAGGATTGTCCTGTTGAATTAGGGATAAAAGCAATGAACATGCTTTGCGATATAATTGATAAAAATGGTAAAAATGAGGTGCAAAGACTGACAGTTGCACCACAAATAATAATTAAGGGATCAGAAAAAATTATAAATAAGTAA